One region of Carya illinoinensis cultivar Pawnee chromosome 8, C.illinoinensisPawnee_v1, whole genome shotgun sequence genomic DNA includes:
- the LOC122319330 gene encoding protein SMAX1-LIKE 4-like, producing MRSGACATPQTLTTEAASVLKHSLSLARRRGHAQVTPLHVAATLLSSRASLLRRACLKSQPRHTSHPLQCRALELCFNVALNRLPTTPGPLLHGQPSLSNALIAALKRAQAHQRRGCIEQQQQQPLLAIKVELEHLILSILDDPSVSRVMREAGFSSTAVKNNIEDSSATSVFQCYNGSGGVFSSPCSPSRTENQRDIINPSAFWQTHFLNCSSEQNPGLFSPQKKVPTNPITGSASSKQDIKLVFEVLLGKNKRKNTVIVGDSAPITEGLVAELMSRLERGEVPGELKSTHVIKFQFAPVTLRFMKKEDVEMNLSELKRKLISLASGGGGAIVYTGDLKWTVETSFNEREGGFSGGEMSGYNPVDHLVAEIGRLVSDNGSSQTKVWLLATASYQTYMRCQIRKPPLEIQWALQAVNVPSGGLGLSLHGYSVLDSKMTLSQNPYDQLLELKPFSCKEELDRLACCAECESNYEKEANLFKSSQQKLLPPWLQPRGAEACQKDELVKLKRKWNRMCQSGQHQVRQNQSVIGKSCSYTSSYPWWPSQNSLFPDSNSISFANSTLKSANSTNHVPRFRRQQSCSTIEFNFNGGTEKQQSAEPSLHSLKDNDGKELKITLALGNSLFSDSTKLVEQKSERTMQRADTCKLLQEVVPWQSETIPSIAEALIDSKLAKQETWFLVQGDDSIGKRRLARAIAEFIFGSADLLLHMNMTKRDNELNPGTEVLAKTLKNHGKLVVFVENVDLADTQFMRFLADRYETGKFGESSRREVSVGQTIFILTNGGSTSYEDRKNQEFVIKLNLEINERKPILATPNVDRKRKAEWDLSNFGKKEREDGSLVAGETGNISRQFRQSSFNTLDLNIRAEENDESEDKQGEHSPVSSDLTRESLTDPRSKPLGFLKLIENRFVFDRSPARDREMIELFLSKIKGSFEEVCGKQNVESFSVEERVLEEVLVGSASFPNSLFEKWLKDIFQTSLQTVKFGGKNGMGVRLCLDGKGEGILEDGFLGSRLPKTIQVSY from the exons ATGCGCTCAGGAGCTTGTGCAACGCCGCAGACCCTCACAACAGAGGCTGCTTCAGTCTTGAAGCACTCTCTCAGCTTGGCAAGGAGGAGGGGCCATGCGCAGGTCACTCCTCTCCATGTGGCTGCCACTTTGCTGAGTTCAAGGGCCAGTCTATTAAGACGGGCTTGTCTCAAATCTCAGCCACGCCATACATCACATCCTCTCCAGTGCAGAGCTCTTGAGCTCTGCTTCAACGTGGCTCTGAATAGACTGCCAACCACGCCTGGTCCTCTGCTACATGGCCAGCCCTCTCTATCCAATGCTCTCATTGCCGCACTCAAAAGAGCACAGGCACACCAACGAAGGGGTTGCATTGAACAACAGCAACAACAACCACTTTTAGCCATAAAGGTTGAGTTAGAACACCTTATTTTGTCCATCTTAGATGACCCTAGCGTCAGCAGGGTTATGAGAGAGGCTGGGTTCTCTAGCACTGCtgtcaaaaacaacatagaGGACTCGTCAGCCACTTCTGTGTTTCAGTGTTACAATGGTTCTGGTGGGGTTTTTTCTTCACCTTGTTCACCTTCTCGAACTGAAAACCAGAGAGATATCATCAACCCTAGCGCTTTCTGGCAAACCCATTTCTTGAATTGCTCTTCCGAACAAAACCCAGGTCTCTTCTCCCCTCAAAAGAAAGTTCCAACCAACCCCATCACAGGTTCAGCCTCTTCCAAACAAGATATCAAGTTGGTCTTTGAGGTCCTTCTGGGGAAGAATAAGAGAAAGAACACTGTGATAGTTGGTGATTCAGCGCCTATAACTGAAGGCCTAGTGGCGGAGTTAATGTCAAGGCTTGAAAGAGGGGAGGTTCCTGGAGAGCTGAAATCAACCCATGTCATCAAATTTCAGTTTGCACCAGTTACACTAAGATTCATGAAGAAGGAAGATGTGGAGATGAACCTTTCAGAACTGAAAAGGAAGCTGATTTCTCTTGCATCAGGAGGAGGCGGAGCGATTGTTTACACGGGTGACCTGAAATGGACAGTTGAGACAAGTTTTAATGAAAGAGAAGGAGGATTCTCTGGTGGAGAAATGTCAGGTTATAACCCAGTTGATCATCTCGTTGCCGAAATAGGGAGGTTAGTCTCTGACAATGGTAGCTCACAAACAAAGGTATGGCTATTGGCAACTGCGAGTTACCAAACATACATGAGGTGCCAAATACGGAAACCCCCTCTTGAGATACAATGGGCTCTCCAAGCCGTTAATGTTCCATCAGGTGGACTTGGTTTAAGTCTCCACGGTTACAG TGTGCTTGATTCAAAGATGACATTGTCCCAGAACCCGTATGATCAGTTGCTGGAATTAAAGCCATTTAGTTGCAAGGAGGAACTAGATAGGCTCGCATGCTGTGCAGAATGTGAATCCAATTACGAAAAAGAAGCCAACTTGTTCAAATCTAGCCAGCAAAAGCTCTTGCCTCCTTGGCTGCAACCTCGTGGAGCTGAAGCCTGCCAAAAG GATGAATTGGTGAAGTTGAAGAGAAAGTGGAACAGAATGTGCCAGAGCGGTCAGCACCAGGTCAGGCAGAATCAAAGCGTAATAGGGAAGAGCTGCTCCTATACTTCATCCTACCCCTGGTGGCCAAGTCAGAACAGCCTCTTCCCCGACTCGAATTCGATTTCCTTTGCTAATTCAACTTTGAAGTCCGCCAACAGCACCAATCACGTGCCTCGATTCAGACGACAACAGTCTTGCAGTACCATTGAATTCAATTTCAATGGCGGTACCGAGAAACAGCAATCAGCGGAACCGAGCTTGCACTCTCTTAAAGACAACGATGGGAAGGAATTGAAGATTACCCTCGCTCTAGGCAATTCTCTGTTCTCTGATTCCACAAAATTGGTGGAGCAGAAAAGTGAACGAACAATGCAACGAGCTGACACGTGTAAGCTGCTACAGGAGGTTGTGCCATGGCAATCCGAAACCATTCCTTCGATAGCAGAGGCCTTGATTGACTCCAAGCTGGCAAAGCAGGAGACGTGGTTCCTGGTTCAAGGGGATGACTCCATAGGAAAAAGAAGGTTGGCACGAGCAATTGCAGAATTCATTTTCGGGTCTGCTGATTTGCTTCTCCACATGAACATGACAAAAAGAGATAACGAACTGAACCCAGGTACTGAAGTCCTTGCGAAAACTTTGAAAAACCACGGAAAGCTTGTCGTCTTTGTGGAAAATGTTGATCTAGCTGATACCCAGTTCATGAGATTCCTAGCTGATAGGTATGAAACTGGAAAATTCGGAGAATCAAGCAGAAGGGAGGTAAGTGTGGGCCAGACAATATTCATCCTGACTAATGGTGGTTCCACGAGCTACGAAGATAGGAAAAACCAAGAATTTGTTATCAAGCTGAACCTGGAAATTAATGAAAGAAAACCTATTTTGGCGACACCTAATGTAGATAGAAAGCGCAAGGCCGAATGGGACCTGTCAAACTTTGGAAAGAAGGAAAGGGAAGATGGATCTTTGGTGGCAGGGGAGACAGGCAACATATCGAGGCAATTCAGGCAATCGAGCTTCAATACGCTTGATCTGAACATAAGAGCTGAGGAGAACGATGAAAGCGAGGACAAACAAGGGGAGCATAGCCCCGTTTCGAGCGATTTAACTCGCGAATCCCTAACCGATCCCCGAAGCAAGCCGCTTGGATTTCTTAAGTTGATCGAGAACCGTTTTGTTTTCGACCGAAGCCCCGCTAGGGATAGAGAGATGATTGAACTTTTCTTATCCAAGATCAAAGGGTCGTTCGAGGAGGTTTGTGGGAAGCAAAACGTGGAAAGTTTCAGCGTAGAAGAGAGGGTGTTAGAGGAGGTGTTAGTCGGCTCTGCTTCTTTTCCCAACAGTTTGTTTGAGAAATGGCTGAAAGACATTTTCCAAACGAGCTTACAAACGGTCAAATTTGGCGGGAAGAATGGTATGGGCGTTAGGCTGTGTTTGGATGGCAAAGGGGAGGGGATTTTGGAAGATGGCTTCTTAGGTTCACGTCTACCTAAGACAATCCAAGTTtcttactaa